The following DNA comes from Quercus robur chromosome 1, dhQueRobu3.1, whole genome shotgun sequence.
TTCCAagcaattattattatattttcaacaCTTTATTAtgcacacaatttttttcacaacttgctAAGATGACAAGTTGGAAgttattttacaacttttacATATACTCATCATTAGCACCATTTTCGTTTTCTAGAATTTACAACTTATTCAACTATTTGTGAAAAGAAGTTATGGAATAAATTGTATCACTagaagttattattattattattactattattattattataattatattttccacCGAATATATAGAAACAACCCTCTTAAGCATTAGCATTTCAAAGAATGaaggacaaaaagaaaaatacaaaagctTTATCCTTTAGTTGACCAAATACTTACTTTTTAGTTTGGGTAAATCTCTTAATACACATTTCTACGCATACTTTATAAAATGACAcgatttcacaattttaactgAAGTTTCAAAAACATGATTTTTAACTAATGTAGCATTGTGTGTGTCTTGTACATTAATGTACATCTGGGATTAAATTATAAGCTAGTTGTTAGCTTTATTTATTTGCTAtggtattttcaacaaaatatcaattaattagccttttgggaaaaacttatttagttttttttttttttttgaaaatgtgctaaaatatacttttactttgaaaaagtgaaaaaatgtgaagttttaaaaagttgtatataaaagcaaaaaacaaaaaaactaacttATAAATCAATGCCAAACAAAaacttagtttattttatttaacttttaatttttatctataatacttttaacaaaaaactaGATAAGTTCTAAAATGGACACATGTGTTCGTTTGACAACCAATTATAAGTAAgctttttacttaaattatCCATTATTTGTAAGTCCcacattactttttatttaagctctatttcaaataatacaagtttcacatttttaaaaataagctagttttaactttttatcTCACGTTATGCAAATGAGAAATGCAAAGACCACAGCTTTTATCACAACATGCTCATGTGGCAAGTTGTAAATGGTAGAATTGTGAACCCACATTGACCTATTACTTTTACTCCACAATTTGCTATATGAGCAATTTGTGACAAAAGTTATGATCTCAGCATTTCTTTATACAAAATaagccataaaaaataagtaattttcaAACTGATAAGACCAAAAACGAAATAAGTTGTTCTCAAAGAATCATAGGAGTTATAACTATCACCCTCTTTTAATATCTGATTATTCCTACAATTGCATGCCGTTCCAAGATACCCTATCTCACACACACCAAGTTATGACCTTCATTTTTAGTTTAATTCGGGGCAGTTTCTTACCCTTACCCATTTGTAGTTCCTAGTGAGTTCCTACCTACCAAGCTAGCAACACTTGGGGGGCCCTTTTACTTCCTTTCCAAAATtccacaattatatatatactttttataaACTGCCTTTCAGATATTTTCGCACTTTTCTCcctttatttctctttctttcctttcaatTTTATTACCCACTCCACTTCGCAAAAAACTCACGTTCCTCtcaagttttttgcttttttttaccctctctttctttctctctccttatttgcTCGTTAAAAGCAttttctagagagagaaagagagacagagacagagttaacaaattacaaaacaaaatattggttttgggtctctctctctctgtttttctgtGCCCAAAAAGGCATTTCTGGACAGAGacgaagaagaaattgaaaaacataaaaaaaaaaaaaaacccatttttttttctcaattcgAATTTTCTCTCACGGATCGCCATGGAGTTTGTAGGTAGAACTGTGAAGAAAGATTTCAAGGGCTTTGGGGTTTTCTCGGGGACCGTGAGATCCTACGACGTCTCCTCTGGGTTGTTCGAGATCGTCTATGACAACGGTGATTCCGAGGAGCTCGGTATTTCCCAACTCACTTTGCTCTTACCGGCccaggaagaagaagaggaaggggaagaggaagaagaagaagctcaagctcaagctcaagcccaagcccaagcccaagggTTGTTGGCTGAGGAAAGTTCGCTGCTTGGCCGGAAGCCCAAGAAGCGGCCCCGTATCGAGCCGGAGAGCGAGGTTGGTGGCGGTGCAGGTAATGCTATCGTTAATTTCGTGACTGATTTGAATTCTAATTGTGATTTGAGTAATGGGTTTGGAGGGAATTTTAGTGGGAATTCGAATTCTAACGGTAATTTAGGTGATGGGTTTGAAGGGAATTTGGAAATGGGAGATGGGTTTGTAGGgaaggaggagagagagagagtgtgtgtggaGGTTGATAGGAATTTGCATGTTGATGTTGAAGAAGCACAAACCCTAGGGAAGGGGAGTGGAGGTGGAATTGGGATTGGGATTGGGGAGAATTTGAATAGAAATGATGTGTTTGATTTGAATGCTGGGTTTAATTTGAATGAGGAGGTGGATTTGAATGGTGATGGGTTTGATGATACCCATGTTAAGCCTGAGGACAATGTGAGGAAAAGGGATTGTattgatttgaatttggatGTCAATGGTGATTTAGATGATGATTTGGGTGGCGGAAATTTGGGGGTTTCATGTTCGGGAACCCAGAAGAGggaatgtgattttgatttgaatttggaGGTTTGTGAAGAAATTAAGGATGCAGATGGTGATGGTGGAGTGGTGTTTAAGGCTAGCGACTCTTCTGAGATTGTTgaagaaattcaaaagaaagatgTTGAAGAAAAATGTGAGGAAGATGGTGGAGCAAATGGGCTTTTGAAGCAAGCTGATTTAGATATCAATGAGGGCTTATTGATGCAGGGTATTAGTGGGTCCCTTGAGCCTGCGGTCGCAGATGCATCTTTAGGGTTGGTTGGACTTGAGAAGGAAAATAGTGTTGAGGGTTGTAGTTCTGTGGAAGTTCAGTTGAAGGACGGTGTTTCTGAGGCTGGTGCTACAGTCGTTCATGGGGACCAAGGCAACTTAGGAAGTCCATGCAAACAAGGAAGTAGCcggagaaagagaagaagaaaatcagATAATTTGAAATCCATGACAGAGACAGTTTTGAGAAGAAGTGCTCGTAGAGGGTCTGCTCAGAATCGTGTTTCGATGACTTCATGTGCTGCTGATGATACACCGTCCCCTGCAGTTAGTGCAGTAACAGAGGAAGTGCCGGTGATTTCAGGTTGCGAAGCATCTGAAAAGATCAGTGCTCTTCCCTTAAAGCCGCAATTACCCCCTTCAtcacaaaatttgaatttagatgAAATTCCTATTCCTGACCTCTTTTCTGTCTATGCCTGTTTAAGATCATTTAGTAGTTTATTATTTCTGAGTCCCTTTGAGCTGGAGGATTTTGTAGCAGTATTGAAGAGCAAGTCTCCTAGTACattgtttgattgcattcatgtttcTATTTTGCAAACTCTGCGGAAGCATTTGGAGAACCTTTCGAATGAAGGTTCTGAATCTGCTTCTAATTGCCTGAGGTATTCTTTGTTCCTTGCCTCTTACTATTtccaagtaaaataaattggttTGAATATATTAGTGCTTATTGTTTTCTCTGTCAAAATTTTGATGTAGGAGTCTTAACTGGGATTTGTTAGACTTAATTACGTGGCCGATTTTTATGGCTGAGTACCTACTGATTCATGGTTCGGAATTGAAGCCGGGTTTTAATATTAGTCACTTAAAGCTATTTAAAAGTGACTACTACAAACAACCTGCCACCGTAAAGGTTGAGATACTTCGATGTCTGTGTGATGATATGATTGAAGTGGAAGTCATAAGGTCTGAACTTAATAGAAGATCTTTGGCAGCTGATCCTGACATGGTTTTTGATCGGAGTACAAACCTTGGGATTAACAAGAAAAGGAAACTTACAGTAGATGATTCTGGTGGCTCTTGTTTGACTAAGGAGGTTGGTGAGGATGCCACTGACTGGAATAGCGATGAATGCTGCCTTTGTAAGATGGATGGAAGTTTAATATGCTGTGATGGGTGTCCTGCTGCATACCATTCAAAGTGTGTGGGAATTGCTAGTGATCTTTTGCCTGAGGGTGACTGGTACTGCCCTGAGTGTGCCATCGACAGACATAAGCCTTGGATGAAACCACGCAAGTCACTTCGAGGAGCAGAGTTACTGGGAATTGATCCTCATGGTCGGCTATATTTTAGCAGCTGTGGTTACTTGTTGGTGTAAGTTTTTCTTATATTGTTTACATAGTTAAATTGAATATAACTTCTACTACCAGTCTACTACTGCTAATAAAGTAATCATTCATTTTATGATAAGTCACTTCTCTTGATATAGATTTCCCTAATAATATTGTCTTAAACCTTTAAGCCAGCACCTGTTTGGCCTTATTAATTACCGAGAATGGTTTATTTTTCTAGGAAAGAGGATAGTTTCGGTAGTGAGACTGCAAAACACTATGAACATGGATTTTACAATTTTGTGAtccatacaaagaaaataatttgtgtaTCCATTTTTGAGTAGTCAGGCTTAGGATTAGTTATTTGTCATGAATTAGTTGATTCCttgaaaaatattagaaacTTATTTATCAAAGGCTCATCAGTTTTCACCTTATCAGTGCTGGAGTTTTGATTATTCTTCAGTGGCCATGATATTGtgagtcagttttttttttttgtctgttttttATTGGTTGGATTTAAACAGTAGAGTGGCTGTCATATTTagtttttgattaaaaaatgaaCTTGTAGCATGATCTTTTCTTTTGTGAAGGTAGTgttgatttttttccctttcaaagtGTATTGTCAGACTAggaattgatttttcttttttactttgttttttgaATGATTATATTTCATTGGTTCCTTTTCTTAAGCATGGGCATAATGATATGCATCATCCGCTCCTAATAAATTCTTTTGTCATAAAAAGACGCAATACATATCTTTCATGATGAATAATTTCTCATGCTACTCTTGATCATCCTGATCTGTTCTAGGTTATATTATGTCTGGATTTTGAACTTGCAGGTCAGAGTCATGTGACACTGAATCCTCATTCAGTTACTACCATAGAAATGATTTGGATGTTGTAATTGAAGTGCTAAAGGAGTCAGATATTTCCTATGGTGCCATATTAATGGCTATTTACAAGCAGTGGGTTATCCCCCTCAGTTTGAATGGGGCTAGTAATTTGGACCTGCTGAACCATTCTGTATACTCAGACATTCTTATGAAGGGACATAGCCCAGCTATTTTAATGACCTCGGCACCATTGACatcttcaaaaacaaatactgtGAAGAATGAAACTGATGATGCaagaaaagttaaagaaaacTGTAATAGCGGATGTTCTGTGAACTTGTTAAATTCCATGACTGCAACAGAAAGTCCACATATGAATCCAGAAGGATCAGCTGGAGCCACACAAATGAGTGTAGACAttcagaattttcaaaatcatgggCCCCATGATTCAAATAGATCTGAAAAACCACGAAGATGCCGACTTTCTAGAGGCTGTCCTTTGACATCTACAAGCGTAGATGTCAAACGAGAAAATAATATGGAAGCTGCAGATCCTGGCCATTCCTCATCTACTATAACTactagaaagagagagagatccccTATGAATTGTGGGATTGGTTACATGAACTATTACAGTTTTGCTCAAACTGCCTCATCTGTTGCAGAGGAGTTGATGCCTAAATCATCGGacaaaatcaatgaaaacacTATTATAACAGAGGAGGATATAATTGCAGCACAGATGAAGGCCATTGTGAAGAAATCTACCAAGTTTGGTTGGGCAAATACTCAGAACCTAGATGTAGATGCAAGGAAAGAGAAGTGTGGGTGGTGCTTTTCATGTAGAGTTCCAACTGATGACAGAGATTGCTtgtttaacatgtatttaggaACTTTTTGGGAAGGTTCTAAAAGTGATGTGGTTGGGCATCAATCAAAAAAGAATAGGAAAAGCCATCTTATGGATGTCATCTGTCATATTCTTTCTGTTGAAGATCGTCTGCATGGGCTTTTGTTGGGTCCATGGCTGAATCCACATTTTACCAAGTACTGGCAAAAAAGTATTCTGAAGGCATCTGATGTGGGGTCTGTTAAACATTTATTGCTCACAGTGAGTATTCTTTGCTTCCTCTCTATTTTAACTTGATTATGAATCTTTTGGGGTACAACTCATTATAAATTAGCTGGGCTTCTCATTTTGGGGTTCACTTTGACCTAATATtcattttgttcaaattgaaacGTGGTGCTGGACTTTCTAACTTAATTTTAAGGCTTTCTTCTTGCTTTACTTTCTAAATGTGTATGCTTTGCTATGTGGTCTGCTGTTTTCTTTGGGAGTTTATTTTAGGGGCGGGGGTGGGGGTGGAGGACATGTTATTGGttcttattatataaaaatatctaaataaTAACAGATTTGCTTTTGTTGGGTCTTTAGTCCTTGCCTTAGGTGGCAAGGAAGAGGGTTGGGGTGCAGAGACAGATTTCCCTGTCTGTTACTTGGGTGGAGTTAATCAATCCTTGGTTTGAAGTGGCCCAAATTGCACCCCATATGCATCTTCTGACTTCTTATAATTAGCTATCTTTATAATTCATTCTCTGAAACTTTTggggtaatttttgttgttatggAATGTCCACAGTTGGAGTCAAATTTGCGTCCTCTTGCACTCTCAACTGAATGGTCAAGACATGTGGATTCTGTTGCTACTGTGGGTTCAGCTGCACATGTTGTCATTAGTTCATCACGGGCATCCTCA
Coding sequences within:
- the LOC126724145 gene encoding DDT domain-containing protein PTM; this translates as MEFVGRTVKKDFKGFGVFSGTVRSYDVSSGLFEIVYDNGDSEELGISQLTLLLPAQEEEEEGEEEEEEAQAQAQAQAQAQGLLAEESSLLGRKPKKRPRIEPESEVGGGAGNAIVNFVTDLNSNCDLSNGFGGNFSGNSNSNGNLGDGFEGNLEMGDGFVGKEERERVCVEVDRNLHVDVEEAQTLGKGSGGGIGIGIGENLNRNDVFDLNAGFNLNEEVDLNGDGFDDTHVKPEDNVRKRDCIDLNLDVNGDLDDDLGGGNLGVSCSGTQKRECDFDLNLEVCEEIKDADGDGGVVFKASDSSEIVEEIQKKDVEEKCEEDGGANGLLKQADLDINEGLLMQGISGSLEPAVADASLGLVGLEKENSVEGCSSVEVQLKDGVSEAGATVVHGDQGNLGSPCKQGSSRRKRRRKSDNLKSMTETVLRRSARRGSAQNRVSMTSCAADDTPSPAVSAVTEEVPVISGCEASEKISALPLKPQLPPSSQNLNLDEIPIPDLFSVYACLRSFSSLLFLSPFELEDFVAVLKSKSPSTLFDCIHVSILQTLRKHLENLSNEGSESASNCLRSLNWDLLDLITWPIFMAEYLLIHGSELKPGFNISHLKLFKSDYYKQPATVKVEILRCLCDDMIEVEVIRSELNRRSLAADPDMVFDRSTNLGINKKRKLTVDDSGGSCLTKEVGEDATDWNSDECCLCKMDGSLICCDGCPAAYHSKCVGIASDLLPEGDWYCPECAIDRHKPWMKPRKSLRGAELLGIDPHGRLYFSSCGYLLVSESCDTESSFSYYHRNDLDVVIEVLKESDISYGAILMAIYKQWVIPLSLNGASNLDLLNHSVYSDILMKGHSPAILMTSAPLTSSKTNTVKNETDDARKVKENCNSGCSVNLLNSMTATESPHMNPEGSAGATQMSVDIQNFQNHGPHDSNRSEKPRRCRLSRGCPLTSTSVDVKRENNMEAADPGHSSSTITTRKRERSPMNCGIGYMNYYSFAQTASSVAEELMPKSSDKINENTIITEEDIIAAQMKAIVKKSTKFGWANTQNLDVDARKEKCGWCFSCRVPTDDRDCLFNMYLGTFWEGSKSDVVGHQSKKNRKSHLMDVICHILSVEDRLHGLLLGPWLNPHFTKYWQKSILKASDVGSVKHLLLTLESNLRPLALSTEWSRHVDSVATVGSAAHVVISSSRASSKHGINRKRVRSSEPESNPSSNAASGLGILWWRGGRLSRKVFNWKVLPRSLASKAARQAGCVKIPGILYPENSEYAKRSRYVAWRSAVETATSVEQLAFQVREFDSNIKWDNIENTLPLPALDKETIKSIRLFKKVIIRRKSTEGEVVKYLLDFGKRRVIPGIVKRHGSPLEDSSSERKRYWLAESYVPMYLLKNFEEKRIARKSNEMKSRKLPEVGRVTNRRLQKRGFSYLFSKAERSEYHQCGHCNKDVLIREAVSCQHCKGFFHKRHVRKSAGAITAECTYTCHRCQNGMSTKVVAKRGKTGTKGGKLQTQKRKKASKVSRPVRLKSRKKVTKVVQVRSKNSKKVPASVPLRRSPRKAKGLSLQNKKLEQRKKGKKIKSKKTTFQKPKRTASWRKKRTHIYHSYWLNGLRLSRKPNDERVTHFREKNIHSSSENLSVTLGQPKCLICCEARCSSTLNYIACEMCKEWFHEDALGLTPENIDRLIGFRCHICCKRTPPVCPHVLDVKSDVSQLVEAQSNDVVECNDEVSNTVPPLSEIACN